The uncultured Methanoregula sp. genomic sequence ACGCACGCCTTGCACGGGCAGCGGAGCACTACGGCATCGGCATCGGTGTCGGTTCGCAGCGTGCCGCGCTCGAGAACAAGGCGCTTGCCGACACCTTCTCGGTTGTCCGGGACGAGGCGCCAGGAGCGTTCATCGTCGGCAACCTCGGGGTCGTCCAGCTCCGTGACCACGGGATCGAATGGGCAGAGAAGGCAGTAGAGATGATCGGGGCGGATGCCATCGCTATTCACCTCAACTTCCTGCAGGAGGCAATCCAGCCCGAAGGCGATCACAACGCCACCGGGTGCTTTGCTGCGCTTGAGGATCTCTGCCGGGAGTTCAAAACCCCCGTGATTGTCAAGGAGACCGGCTGCGGGATATCGGCGTTTACCTCCAGGAAATGCTGGGGAGCCGGTGTCAGCGCCATCGATATCGGTGGCTGGGGCGGGACGTCCTGGGCAGCGGTCGAGAGTGTGCGGGCGGCAGAGAGCAGCACTGCCGACATGAGGCTCAAGACGCTCGGGGAGACCTTCTCCGAATGGGGTATTCCCACGGCAGTCAGTCTGGCAGAAGTTCTCTCGACCGGAGGCCCGGTCATCGCTTCAGGAGGTATCCGGAGCGGGGGAGACATTGCCAAAGGTCTGGCCCTTGGTGCGGATCTCTGCGGGATGGCACTCCCTCTCCTCCGGCCGGCCATGGAGAGCGACGAAGCGCTCTCCGGTGCAATCGAAATGGTCCAGAACGAACTCATCACTACGATGTTCCTGACCGGTTCGGCGACCGTTGCGGATCTCAAATCGGCACCCCTGTATATTATGGGCAGGACCCGGCAGATGATTGGGAAAGATAATCCCGTACGGGCACAACGATATCACTAACCATTACCAACGAAAATTTTTAAAAACCAGGATAACAGCGAGTAAATCAAGGAGATACAGCATGGATATAGAAATTATTGCAGTGGGCGGATACGACGAGGTCGGGCGGAATATGACCGCCGTCCGCTGCGGAAAGGAAATTGTCATTTTTGACATGGGACTCCGCCTCGATCAGGTGATGATCCACGAGGATGCGGAGATCGAGAATATGCACTCCCTTGATCTCATCAAGATCAAGGCGATACCCGAT encodes the following:
- the fni gene encoding type 2 isopentenyl-diphosphate Delta-isomerase, which encodes MSDKKRFTSSRKLDHLRICAEEAVECGETGFSDIRFVHNALPECDMGTIDTLVRFLNHSFRSPLFISAMTGGHPATKEVNARLARAAEHYGIGIGVGSQRAALENKALADTFSVVRDEAPGAFIVGNLGVVQLRDHGIEWAEKAVEMIGADAIAIHLNFLQEAIQPEGDHNATGCFAALEDLCREFKTPVIVKETGCGISAFTSRKCWGAGVSAIDIGGWGGTSWAAVESVRAAESSTADMRLKTLGETFSEWGIPTAVSLAEVLSTGGPVIASGGIRSGGDIAKGLALGADLCGMALPLLRPAMESDEALSGAIEMVQNELITTMFLTGSATVADLKSAPLYIMGRTRQMIGKDNPVRAQRYH